Genomic DNA from Enterococcus saccharolyticus subsp. saccharolyticus:
ATTCGGTGGGAAATACCCATTTTCTGCATACGTGTCCTGCATCGCATTTTGGTAATTTTGGTCTAATGAAGTATAAATTTTATACCCGCGATTCATTAAATCATCGTCTTCAATCCCATATTCACGTTCTGCTTCATTAATCACCGCGTCAAAGTAATATGGATATTGATAGCCAGCATCCGTTTGGTCATACGTATCATATAATAAATCAGTAATGGCGACTTGGCTTTCTTGATCAGCTAATGCTTGGTCTAATTTGCCATTTTCAACCATCAACTGCAAAATAGTATCCCGACGATTCGTTGCTGCTTCTGGTTCGTCAATGGGATTATAAATCGATGGCCCTTTTAACATTCCGATTAAAGTTGCTGCTTCACCAATAGTTAGATCTGTCGCATTCACACCAAAATATTTTTGAGACGCATCTTGAATCCCCCAAACCCCATTGCCGAAATAAGATGTATTTAAATACATTGCCAAAATTTCATCTTTCGAATATTTTTTTTCAATTTCGATAGCTAAAAAGATTTCTTTGGCTTTTCGATTAAATGTTTGGTCTATCGTTAAATAGGCATTTTTGGCCAATTGCTGTGTGATGGTACTCCCACCACCACCGCTAGTACTGCGATTAATCACCATTCGGACGGCTGCACGCCCAATCCCTTTAATGTCAAACCCATGGTGACTATAAAAACTACGGTCCTCCGTAGAAATAACTGCGTCTACCACATAAGGCGAGACATGCTCTAAATCCACATAGGTTCCTTTTTGTGCCGACATTCGTCCAGCCTCTTGATTATCTTTGTCATAAATAATCGTGGATTCTCGCAAGCCAGATTCCAATTCTGAGACCTTAGTTGTTTTTGCAATATAAAATAAGTAGATACTCATGACTAAAGCGCCAACTAATGCGAATAAAATAATAATTTTATTGACATGATATTTTTTCCATACCCGTTTGCGCCATTGATGAAATTGAATCAAATACGGTTTCACCCACTGCCAAAAACGAATCAAATATTCTTTTATAATGCCTAAATATTTTTTAATTGTAGCTAAAAAGCGCTGAAAATCCATCGCTTCCCCTCCTCTATCAAAGTGTAGCACATTTTTCTCATAAAAAAATACGACTAAAGACGTAAGTTCCGTCATTTTAACACAGACTTCGACTTTGCCTAGTTTACCATTGAAATGTCACAATTTCGTTGTTTTTTTCTTAAAAAAGCGTTAAAGATGATATAATGACAGGCGAAAGGAGCATTGACTGTGGAATATTCAATTACTTTACCTGCTTCACAACAACCAATGACAATTCGCGACTTACTTGAAAAGGAATGGTTGGTTCCTCGAAAAGTCCGACACTTTTTACGCGTTCGAAAAAATGTCTTATTAAATCATGAAACAGCGATGTTTCATCAAGAAATTAAAGCGGGCGATGTTATCACGTTACGCTTAGAAGAAACCGATTATCAGTATCAAGATATCCACCTTGGTAATAAAAAAACCATTCAACCGCTGTTTGAAGACGAGCATATTATTCTCGTTAATAAACCCGCTGGTGTCAAAACACATCCCAACCAACCAGATGAAACCGATACGTTATTAAATGATTTAGCTGCTTATCTCGCTGAAAAACAACAACGTGCGTATGTTGTTCATCGTTTAGACAAAGAAACCAGTGGCGTGATTTTATTTGCTAAAAACCCGCTCGTTTTGCCTATTTTAGGTCGATTATTGG
This window encodes:
- a CDS encoding RluA family pseudouridine synthase, whose translation is MEYSITLPASQQPMTIRDLLEKEWLVPRKVRHFLRVRKNVLLNHETAMFHQEIKAGDVITLRLEETDYQYQDIHLGNKKTIQPLFEDEHIILVNKPAGVKTHPNQPDETDTLLNDLAAYLAEKQQRAYVVHRLDKETSGVILFAKNPLVLPILGRLLEQKTIYRRYQAVVWGKLTKNSTITKKIGRDRHDRRKRVIDERKGKTAITHLEVHAVQQKTSEVYCVLDTGRTHQIRVHLASIGHPIVGDPLYQNKKGKRLLLHASEMFLVHPFTKEQMHVTAKPGLWE